TGAGTCTTAACAGGTTCACTTATCTCTCCAACTTTTAATTCAAAAGCCACTTTTTCAAATTCAGGAACCATTCTGCCTCTAGTAAAACTACCTAAACTACCACCTTGAGCCGCTGACGGACATTTAGAATATTTCTTAGCCGCTTCTTCAAAAGACATTCCATTAGTTATTTCTAATTTAATCTCCTTCATTTGCTCCAAAGTATCAACTAATATATGCTTAGCCGATGCAGTCTCCTCACTTTTAAACATCTGTATATTTTCTTTATAATAATTTTCAAGTTCTTCTTCAGTTATATTTATATCTGACATTATATTTTTTACACCTGTTTGTATTAAAATATCTTTTTCAATTAGATGCATTTGCTCTATATAATCTGCATCACTCTTCATATCACCATCAAGCGCATAGTTGTATATTAATTCAAAATTTATCATTTGATCTAAAAACTCTTTTTTACCTTCTTCTGTTTTATAGTGGTCTTGTGTCTCCTGTGGGAATCTCAACAATGACCTTTCTATATCTTTTTCAGTTATTTTACCTCCATTTACTATAGCTAAAACTTTATTTTCCATAATTAATCTCCTTAAAATTTATTATAAGCATTTATTTTAATGATTTTATGATACCATAAAATCATTAAAAAAC
This window of the Clostridium estertheticum genome carries:
- a CDS encoding peptidylprolyl isomerase — encoded protein: MENKVLAIVNGGKITEKDIERSLLRFPQETQDHYKTEEGKKEFLDQMINFELIYNYALDGDMKSDADYIEQMHLIEKDILIQTGVKNIMSDINITEEELENYYKENIQMFKSEETASAKHILVDTLEQMKEIKLEITNGMSFEEAAKKYSKCPSAAQGGSLGSFTRGRMVPEFEKVAFELKVGEISEPVKTQFGYHLIQLDEKSAGNVKTLEESRPMIAENISHQKQNEKYISTVTELKDKYKVEIK